In Streptomyces nodosus, one DNA window encodes the following:
- a CDS encoding NAD(P)H-binding protein yields the protein MTRTHMPPVLVTGATGRIGRGVIDQLVGAGVPVRALTRRAEAAATLPAGVEVVTGDLTVPASLDEALRGTSAVFLLWTVPPATAAAVVDRLAAHTRRVVFLSSPHRTPHPFFQQPNPMAVLHAEIERLIAATGLESTIVRPGMFASNASVWWAPAIRAGDVVRWPYGAAETAPVDDRDIAAVAARTLYQDGHAGRDYVLTGPESLRQAAQVDIIGNVLGRPIRFKELSPDEFRSETEGKAPRPAVDMLLTAWGATMGRPAFITSAVSDILGVPPRSFPRWVADHAGAFERDPITST from the coding sequence ATGACACGAACCCATATGCCGCCGGTGCTCGTCACCGGCGCCACCGGCCGGATCGGGCGCGGAGTCATCGACCAACTCGTCGGCGCGGGCGTACCGGTCCGCGCCCTCACGCGCCGCGCCGAAGCGGCGGCGACACTGCCGGCCGGCGTCGAAGTCGTCACCGGTGACCTCACCGTGCCCGCATCTCTCGACGAGGCATTGCGAGGCACCAGCGCCGTCTTCCTCCTCTGGACCGTGCCGCCGGCGACCGCCGCCGCGGTCGTCGACCGTCTGGCGGCCCATACTCGGCGCGTCGTCTTCCTCTCGTCACCGCACCGGACTCCGCACCCCTTCTTCCAGCAGCCGAATCCCATGGCGGTGCTCCACGCCGAGATCGAGCGACTCATCGCAGCCACGGGACTCGAGTCGACGATCGTCCGGCCGGGAATGTTCGCATCGAACGCGTCGGTCTGGTGGGCCCCTGCCATCCGCGCCGGCGATGTCGTCCGGTGGCCCTACGGCGCCGCCGAGACCGCCCCCGTCGACGACCGTGACATCGCAGCCGTCGCGGCACGGACCCTGTACCAGGACGGGCATGCCGGCCGTGACTACGTCCTCACCGGCCCCGAGTCACTGAGGCAGGCGGCGCAGGTGGACATCATCGGGAACGTCCTGGGACGCCCGATCAGGTTCAAGGAACTGTCGCCGGACGAGTTCCGCAGCGAGACGGAGGGAAAGGCACCGCGCCCGGCCGTCGACATGCTGCTCACCGCATGGGGCGCAACGATGGGAAGGCCCGCATTCATCACCTCGGCGGTGTCCGACATCCTCGGAGTACCACCGAGATCATTCCCCCGGTGGGTCGCGGACCATGCCGGGGCGTTCGAGCGGGATCCCATCACATCGACCTGA
- a CDS encoding MFS transporter has product MTVSLPEAQPAGRHAAPPPGSLLRRVYAPRACDALAYSMSTYAMPLVVLATTGSASLTGLAFALEWMPRVAAFSFAGALVDRSGAAIVCFLASLARALLVAGAGVALVMVPPGTTETVIVMALAAVTGALTQFSFIANEAVGAIASRQSQGQSHKVQSVLIGIDQTATLIGPALGGVLLLTGPTRMLALLSVLSFLSAALALQTPPTPLRAAPRDGTPSGGGMRQGWQTLRSLPSLRRLVTGLACSNLALGLLQSASPIFIEEHFGYSPVAVGALWSITAAATLIAVACCRFALNRIGLWGVGVISATIASAACLAVPEAPSYAGYVALVALFMAADGGLTVVLRTLRSQLIPPAAFGTTLSLTILLLLLPFPVAGVILALTPVPLLADVIRICALLQAVTLLVTFVRLRKDPALRTGTSPAQHDA; this is encoded by the coding sequence GTGACCGTCTCTTTACCTGAGGCCCAGCCAGCCGGCAGGCATGCGGCCCCACCTCCGGGCAGCCTGCTCCGGCGCGTCTACGCACCACGCGCCTGCGACGCGCTCGCCTACTCCATGTCGACCTATGCCATGCCGCTCGTCGTGCTGGCCACCACCGGGTCCGCGTCCCTGACGGGCCTGGCCTTCGCCCTGGAATGGATGCCGCGGGTGGCCGCGTTCAGCTTCGCGGGCGCCCTGGTGGACCGCAGCGGGGCAGCGATCGTGTGCTTCCTCGCCTCACTGGCCCGGGCCCTGCTGGTGGCGGGCGCCGGTGTGGCGCTCGTCATGGTGCCGCCGGGCACGACCGAGACCGTCATCGTCATGGCACTGGCGGCCGTGACCGGGGCCCTGACCCAGTTCAGCTTCATCGCCAACGAGGCGGTGGGCGCCATCGCCAGCCGCCAGAGCCAAGGGCAGTCCCACAAGGTGCAGTCGGTGCTGATCGGCATCGATCAGACGGCCACCCTCATAGGCCCCGCGCTGGGCGGTGTCCTGCTGCTCACCGGCCCGACGCGCATGCTCGCCCTCCTGAGCGTGCTGTCCTTCCTGTCCGCCGCACTCGCCCTGCAGACCCCGCCCACTCCCCTGCGCGCCGCACCCCGTGACGGAACACCGTCGGGCGGTGGCATGCGGCAGGGATGGCAGACCCTGCGCTCCCTGCCGTCGCTCCGCCGGCTCGTGACCGGACTGGCCTGTTCCAACCTCGCGCTCGGCCTGCTGCAATCGGCCAGCCCCATCTTCATCGAGGAACACTTCGGCTACTCCCCGGTCGCCGTCGGTGCCCTGTGGTCCATCACCGCTGCGGCCACGCTCATCGCCGTCGCCTGCTGCCGGTTCGCCCTCAACCGGATCGGTCTGTGGGGGGTGGGTGTCATCAGCGCGACCATCGCGTCAGCTGCCTGCCTCGCCGTGCCCGAGGCTCCCTCCTATGCGGGGTACGTGGCCCTCGTGGCCCTGTTCATGGCCGCCGACGGAGGGCTCACCGTCGTCCTGCGCACCTTGCGCTCCCAGCTGATCCCGCCTGCGGCCTTCGGTACGACCCTGTCCCTGACCATCCTGCTTCTGCTGCTGCCCTTTCCCGTCGCGGGCGTGATCCTCGCCCTCACCCCCGTGCCCTTGCTGGCCGATGTCATCCGGATCTGCGCCCTGTTGCAGGCGGTGACCCTGCTGGTGACCTTCGTACGACTGCGCAAGGACCCGGCCCTCCGAACCGGGACATCACCGGCCCAGCACGACGCCTGA
- a CDS encoding nuclear transport factor 2 family protein, producing the protein MTTIATAPPVIGRYFALAPSRDTEEYFALFAADALVEDEGREYRGIDSIRAWRTAVPLVAYTITGIEPAGEGVVVTCTVTGDFPGSPFAGLKFHFEQFDANQVKVLRIRT; encoded by the coding sequence ATGACAACCATCGCGACCGCTCCCCCGGTCATCGGGCGCTACTTCGCGCTCGCCCCCTCACGGGACACCGAGGAGTACTTCGCCCTGTTCGCGGCCGATGCCCTGGTCGAGGACGAAGGCAGGGAGTACCGGGGCATCGACTCCATTCGAGCCTGGCGCACCGCGGTCCCGCTCGTCGCATACACGATCACCGGCATCGAACCGGCCGGCGAAGGGGTGGTCGTGACCTGCACGGTCACGGGGGATTTCCCCGGCAGTCCCTTCGCCGGCCTGAAGTTCCACTTCGAACAGTTCGATGCGAACCAGGTGAAGGTGCTGCGGATCCGGACCTGA
- a CDS encoding SDR family oxidoreductase, whose protein sequence is MSADTADRHGTDELSGRRALVTGGTRGIGRAIVDRLTRAGATVAYSARTAPQSGHATELFVQADIGTTAGVETVSQHVHDRLGGVDILVHTVGADGDQHVPLLHQTDDIWQLVMDVNVFAAARLDRALVPGMVERGTGSVVHVSSLSRSMPNPNRVPYGAAKAALSHYSKGLAAEVAPLGVRVNSVTPGFTESSWGRSFVRALADRAGTGYDEARTQLMADIGIPLGRPVRPEEVAELVVFLVSDRASAIVGAEHVVDGGSKPTV, encoded by the coding sequence ATGTCAGCCGACACCGCCGATCGACACGGCACCGATGAACTCAGCGGCCGGCGTGCCCTGGTCACCGGAGGCACCCGCGGAATCGGCAGGGCGATCGTCGACCGGCTCACCCGCGCCGGCGCGACGGTGGCCTACAGCGCCCGCACCGCCCCGCAGTCCGGTCACGCGACCGAGCTGTTCGTCCAGGCCGACATCGGCACCACAGCGGGCGTCGAGACGGTCAGCCAACATGTCCACGACCGGCTCGGCGGCGTCGACATCCTCGTCCACACCGTGGGCGCGGACGGCGATCAGCATGTGCCGCTCCTCCATCAGACCGACGACATCTGGCAGTTGGTGATGGACGTCAACGTCTTCGCCGCCGCCAGACTCGACCGGGCCCTGGTTCCCGGCATGGTCGAGCGCGGCACCGGCAGCGTCGTCCATGTCTCGTCGCTCTCCCGCTCCATGCCGAACCCGAACCGGGTGCCCTACGGAGCCGCCAAGGCGGCGCTGAGCCACTACAGCAAAGGACTGGCCGCCGAGGTGGCGCCCTTGGGGGTGCGGGTCAACAGCGTCACCCCCGGGTTCACGGAGAGCTCCTGGGGCCGCTCGTTCGTCCGGGCGCTCGCCGACCGTGCGGGCACCGGCTACGACGAGGCACGCACACAGCTGATGGCCGACATCGGGATCCCGCTGGGCCGGCCGGTCCGACCGGAGGAGGTCGCCGAGCTGGTCGTCTTCCTGGTGTCCGACCGTGCCTCGGCGATCGTGGGCGCCGAGCATGTCGTCGACGGCGGCAGCAAGCCCACGGTCTGA
- a CDS encoding DsbA family protein, with translation MPSSLRAHRRRLLWIAMGGGAVAVLAAVAALGAGSGSRDSVSRERPTATAPPPVSEATPDAQEKSLLALARRKVKDPLALGRADAPVVLIAYEDFQCAFCGKFARETEPELVRTYVDKGVLRIEWRNFPVFGAESEQAARAAWAAGQQGRFWQFHDVAYAEERPRNQGSFSSARLREMARKAGVADLDRFETDMKSGAADAALGKDQEEGYALGVSSTPAFLVNATPVLGAQPLSTFSAAVDKAAAEARR, from the coding sequence ATGCCTTCCTCCCTTCGTGCCCACCGCCGCCGCCTGCTCTGGATCGCCATGGGCGGCGGTGCGGTGGCCGTCCTCGCCGCGGTGGCCGCCCTCGGCGCCGGTTCCGGTTCCCGGGACTCCGTCTCCCGGGAGCGGCCGACGGCCACCGCACCGCCGCCCGTCAGCGAAGCCACCCCGGACGCGCAGGAGAAGTCGCTGCTCGCTCTGGCCCGCAGGAAGGTCAAGGACCCGTTGGCTCTGGGCCGTGCCGACGCGCCGGTCGTACTCATCGCCTACGAGGACTTCCAGTGCGCCTTCTGCGGCAAGTTCGCGCGGGAGACCGAGCCGGAACTCGTCCGCACCTATGTGGACAAGGGAGTGCTGCGCATCGAGTGGCGTAACTTCCCCGTGTTCGGCGCCGAATCGGAGCAGGCCGCCCGCGCCGCCTGGGCCGCCGGACAGCAGGGACGCTTCTGGCAGTTCCACGATGTGGCATACGCCGAGGAACGCCCGCGCAACCAGGGCAGCTTCTCCTCCGCCCGGCTTCGAGAGATGGCCCGCAAGGCGGGAGTCGCCGATCTCGACCGGTTCGAGACCGACATGAAGTCCGGGGCCGCCGACGCCGCGCTGGGCAAGGACCAGGAGGAGGGGTACGCGCTGGGGGTGTCCAGCACGCCCGCCTTTCTCGTCAACGCCACGCCCGTCCTCGGTGCCCAGCCGCTGAGCACGTTCAGCGCCGCCGTCGACAAGGCCGCCGCGGAGGCCCGGCGATGA
- a CDS encoding cytochrome c biogenesis CcdA family protein gives MSGITVATAFLGGLLALFSPCSALLLPAFFAYSFTSRTRLSLSTAVFYAGLCTTLVPLGVAGSFASRLFYGHRDLLVTLGGWTMIGLGLVQILGLGFGSRLLQQAAGKRRTGSAVSVFALGAVYGLAGFCAGPVLGGILTVAALDGSPVHGGLLLAVYALGMAVPMFVLALLWDRYDLGRRRWLRGRALGLGPLTVHSTSFAGGSLFILLGVVFLLFDGTSALPSFLDIDTEAAWEGAAARLGDAVSDRLLLLVLALAGAGTALAATLRLRRLPNPMQGEDTDPSAEPRSPSGPPGEAAHDHTSRR, from the coding sequence ATGAGCGGTATCACGGTCGCGACCGCCTTTCTCGGCGGGCTGCTGGCGCTGTTCAGTCCCTGTAGTGCGCTGCTGCTGCCGGCGTTCTTCGCCTACTCCTTCACCAGCCGCACCCGGCTGTCGCTCAGTACCGCCGTCTTCTACGCGGGGCTGTGCACCACACTGGTCCCGCTCGGCGTGGCCGGCTCCTTCGCCAGCCGCCTCTTCTACGGGCACCGCGATCTGCTCGTCACGCTCGGCGGCTGGACGATGATCGGGCTGGGACTGGTGCAGATCCTCGGCCTCGGCTTCGGCTCCCGTCTCCTGCAGCAGGCGGCCGGCAAGCGCAGGACCGGGTCCGCGGTGTCCGTGTTCGCCCTGGGCGCCGTATACGGGTTGGCGGGCTTCTGCGCGGGTCCCGTGCTCGGCGGCATCCTCACCGTGGCGGCGCTCGACGGCAGCCCGGTGCACGGCGGTCTCCTGCTGGCCGTCTACGCGCTCGGTATGGCCGTGCCGATGTTCGTCCTGGCGCTGCTGTGGGACCGTTACGACCTCGGCCGTCGGCGCTGGCTGAGGGGACGCGCCCTGGGTCTGGGGCCGCTGACCGTGCACAGCACCTCATTCGCCGGAGGAAGCCTCTTCATCCTGCTGGGGGTCGTGTTCCTGCTCTTCGACGGCACCTCGGCGTTGCCCTCCTTCCTGGACATCGACACCGAGGCCGCCTGGGAGGGCGCCGCCGCACGGCTCGGTGACGCCGTGTCCGACCGGCTTCTCCTACTGGTGCTGGCCCTGGCCGGCGCCGGCACGGCCCTGGCCGCCACACTCCGGCTCCGCCGACTCCCGAACCCAATGCAGGGAGAGGACACCGATCCCTCCGCCGAGCCCCGTTCACCGTCCGGACCGCCGGGTGAGGCGGCCCATGACCACACCTCTCGGCGGTAG
- the def gene encoding peptide deformylase, whose protein sequence is MTVGFGDTVRDRRVRVQGKPVESYPRLAPEVERGAVRRITVVGEEILRRRCQEVTAFGTVELAKLIDDMFATNQVAEGAGLAANQVNVDLQLFVWDITDEWGVRHVGHIANPVLEEVPADDRRLVEEPEGCLSVPGPYRAVPRLDRAVVRGRDKDGEPLVIEGRGYFARCLQHETDHLHGHLYLDRLAHKERKAALREMRNSQDKVFARRASAAKRLGK, encoded by the coding sequence ATGACTGTCGGGTTCGGTGACACGGTGCGGGATCGCCGGGTGCGCGTGCAGGGCAAGCCCGTCGAGTCCTATCCACGGCTCGCGCCAGAGGTGGAACGCGGCGCGGTCCGCAGGATCACCGTGGTCGGGGAGGAGATCCTGCGCCGTCGCTGCCAGGAGGTAACTGCGTTCGGCACAGTGGAGTTGGCAAAGCTGATCGACGACATGTTCGCGACCAACCAGGTGGCGGAGGGTGCCGGGCTCGCCGCCAACCAGGTGAATGTGGATCTGCAGTTGTTCGTGTGGGACATCACGGACGAGTGGGGTGTGCGTCATGTCGGACATATCGCCAACCCGGTTCTCGAGGAAGTACCCGCCGACGACCGCCGCTTGGTGGAGGAGCCCGAAGGGTGCCTGTCCGTTCCCGGCCCCTACCGCGCGGTGCCCCGCCTCGACCGTGCCGTCGTCCGGGGCCGCGACAAGGACGGCGAGCCTCTGGTGATCGAGGGCAGGGGGTACTTCGCCCGGTGCCTGCAGCACGAAACCGATCACCTGCACGGCCATCTGTATCTGGACCGGCTCGCCCATAAGGAACGGAAGGCCGCTCTCCGGGAGATGCGGAATTCCCAGGACAAGGTGTTCGCCCGGCGGGCCTCGGCGGCGAAGCGGCTCGGGAAGTGA
- a CDS encoding TetR/AcrR family transcriptional regulator — protein MIEPTGLRARKKARTHDAIADAAISLFLAHGFDQVSVSDIAAAAEVSKPTLFRYFPTKEDLVLHRFADHHGEAARVVCDRGPGVSPVAALHRHFRAGLDRYEPVTGLCDHPAVVEFHRLVFTTPSLTGRLTQYMLEDERALAEALDPGPDIRARLKAAQVLAVQRVLARTNWQKIADGRTAHDVHPEAVTDADHAFAQLR, from the coding sequence GTGATCGAGCCGACGGGGCTGCGTGCCCGCAAGAAGGCGCGGACCCATGACGCCATCGCCGACGCGGCGATCTCACTGTTTCTGGCGCATGGGTTCGACCAGGTCTCGGTCAGCGACATCGCTGCGGCGGCCGAGGTCTCCAAACCGACCCTCTTTCGGTACTTCCCCACCAAAGAGGACCTGGTGCTGCACCGATTCGCAGACCATCACGGTGAGGCCGCGCGCGTCGTGTGTGACCGCGGGCCCGGCGTCTCGCCCGTGGCGGCACTGCACCGGCACTTTCGGGCCGGCCTCGATCGGTACGAGCCCGTCACCGGCCTCTGCGACCATCCCGCAGTGGTGGAGTTCCACCGCCTGGTGTTCACCACGCCCAGCCTGACGGGACGGCTCACGCAGTACATGCTCGAGGACGAGCGGGCGCTGGCAGAAGCCCTCGACCCGGGCCCGGACATTCGGGCACGGCTGAAAGCGGCCCAGGTGCTCGCGGTCCAGCGGGTGCTCGCCCGCACCAACTGGCAGAAGATCGCCGACGGGCGGACCGCCCACGATGTGCACCCCGAGGCTGTCACCGACGCCGACCATGCCTTCGCCCAACTGCGATAA
- a CDS encoding alkene reductase: protein MTSLFDNYRLGELTVPNRVVMAPMTRVRAAAGGLATPSMATYYAQRATAGLIVTEGVQPSLVGQSNPGTPGLHTDEQVTAWRPVTDAVHTNGGRIFAQLMHGGRVSHPDTTGMRPVGPSAVPAVGEVFTPTGPRPAPTPRALDTAEAAEHALSYARAARRAVDAGFDGVELHGANGYLISQFLSSNANLRTDRYGGSLTGRIRFAVEAVSATVEAVGAARTGIRLSPGGTFWGVEERDIPELYTALLTELARLEPAYVHLEATTDEAALIGLRRVWPGTLIMNPVSPMGPKQTGRTEADHWLGLGADLISFGRAFIANPDLVERLRTGLPLAPVDEATYYQGGDAGYLTYPAYQYTA, encoded by the coding sequence GTGACGTCACTTTTCGACAACTACCGGCTCGGGGAACTGACGGTGCCCAACCGGGTGGTGATGGCCCCGATGACGCGGGTCAGGGCCGCTGCCGGCGGCCTGGCGACACCGTCCATGGCGACGTACTACGCCCAACGGGCGACGGCCGGGCTGATCGTGACCGAGGGGGTGCAGCCGAGCCTGGTCGGGCAGTCCAACCCGGGCACCCCGGGACTGCACACCGATGAGCAGGTCACCGCGTGGCGCCCGGTGACCGATGCCGTGCACACCAACGGCGGCCGGATCTTCGCGCAGCTCATGCACGGCGGAAGGGTGTCGCACCCCGACACCACCGGGATGCGGCCGGTCGGACCCTCGGCCGTCCCCGCGGTCGGTGAAGTGTTCACCCCGACCGGCCCCCGGCCCGCACCGACCCCGCGCGCCCTGGACACCGCCGAAGCGGCCGAGCACGCCCTGTCCTACGCCCGGGCCGCCCGCCGCGCCGTCGACGCCGGCTTCGACGGGGTCGAACTGCACGGCGCCAACGGCTACCTGATCTCACAGTTCCTCTCGTCGAACGCCAACCTTCGCACGGACCGCTACGGAGGCTCGCTGACCGGTCGGATCCGGTTCGCGGTCGAGGCGGTGTCCGCGACCGTCGAGGCCGTCGGCGCGGCCAGGACCGGTATCCGGCTCTCCCCGGGAGGGACGTTCTGGGGAGTGGAGGAGCGCGACATCCCCGAGCTCTACACCGCGCTGCTGACCGAGCTGGCCCGCCTGGAGCCGGCCTATGTCCACCTCGAAGCCACCACCGACGAAGCGGCGCTGATCGGTCTGCGCCGGGTGTGGCCGGGCACCCTCATCATGAACCCGGTGTCCCCGATGGGCCCCAAGCAGACGGGTCGCACCGAGGCCGACCACTGGCTCGGGCTGGGGGCGGACCTCATCAGCTTCGGCCGCGCGTTCATCGCCAACCCGGACCTGGTCGAGCGACTGCGCACCGGGCTTCCGCTCGCCCCGGTCGACGAGGCCACCTACTACCAGGGCGGTGACGCCGGCTACCTGACCTACCCGGCCTATCAGTACACGGCCTGA
- a CDS encoding cellulose-binding domain-containing protein → MRLLRRSWTAALAAAGAVALLVSGFAAAPSSAAATGCRVDYTVNEWTGGYTAQIKVTNLGPALNGWRLTWTHADGQRVTSAWNASVTQTGASVVAVNTDWNGSLATNTSAEFGVQGTWSSTDPTPADFALNGVTCGGTGTTPPTDPPTPTDPPPTTPPSADCGSAVVCSGFEDQTGTTPSGAWQFTAPDCQGTGTATVDTSVAHSGGKSLRIDGKAGYCNHAFVASTANLSSVGPVMYVRLWVRHTTALPAAHVAFVSMPDSSQSGRALRVGGQNGALQWNRETDDATLPAQSPAGVAQSRPLPTGSWQCLRFAIDTTAPKLDTWLGDTQIPGLHADGVPTQDIDQQWLARTTPPRPTALRLGWESYGTGDDTLWFDDVAVGSSPIGC, encoded by the coding sequence ATGCGATTACTGCGCCGGTCCTGGACGGCGGCTCTCGCGGCTGCCGGGGCTGTCGCCCTGTTGGTGTCCGGGTTCGCCGCGGCACCCAGCAGCGCCGCGGCGACCGGCTGCCGGGTCGACTACACCGTGAACGAGTGGACCGGCGGCTACACCGCCCAGATCAAGGTCACCAACCTCGGCCCGGCGCTCAACGGCTGGCGTCTGACCTGGACCCACGCCGACGGCCAGCGAGTGACATCGGCATGGAACGCCAGCGTCACCCAGACCGGCGCCTCCGTCGTCGCCGTCAACACGGACTGGAACGGCTCGCTGGCCACCAATACTTCCGCCGAGTTCGGCGTCCAGGGCACCTGGAGCTCGACCGACCCGACCCCGGCCGACTTCGCTCTCAACGGTGTGACCTGTGGCGGAACCGGCACCACCCCGCCGACGGATCCCCCCACGCCCACCGACCCGCCTCCCACGACACCGCCCTCCGCCGACTGCGGCAGCGCCGTGGTCTGTTCGGGCTTCGAGGACCAGACCGGCACCACACCGTCCGGCGCCTGGCAGTTCACCGCGCCCGACTGCCAGGGCACCGGAACCGCCACCGTCGACACCTCGGTCGCACACAGCGGCGGCAAGTCGCTGCGGATCGACGGCAAGGCCGGTTACTGCAACCACGCCTTCGTCGCCTCCACGGCGAATCTGTCGTCGGTCGGACCGGTGATGTATGTGCGCCTGTGGGTGCGGCACACCACGGCACTCCCCGCGGCCCATGTCGCCTTCGTCTCCATGCCCGACAGTTCCCAGAGCGGCCGGGCGCTGCGCGTGGGCGGCCAGAACGGCGCCCTGCAGTGGAACCGGGAGACCGACGACGCCACCCTGCCCGCGCAGAGCCCCGCGGGAGTGGCGCAGAGCAGGCCGCTGCCGACCGGAAGCTGGCAGTGCCTGCGCTTCGCGATCGACACCACGGCGCCCAAGCTCGACACCTGGCTCGGTGACACACAGATCCCGGGCCTGCACGCGGACGGTGTCCCCACCCAGGACATCGACCAGCAGTGGCTTGCCCGCACCACCCCGCCCCGGCCCACCGCCCTGCGCCTGGGCTGGGAGAGCTACGGGACGGGCGACGACACCCTCTGGTTCGACGACGTGGCCGTCGGCTCCTCGCCCATCGGCTGCTGA
- a CDS encoding ArsR/SmtB family transcription factor: MSDGSHRAEAAEALQDRARRLLPEHPVRVALLDLLAEVGTLTSTEAAARLGHSSGLCSFHLRQLARYGLIEEVPHQSGRARPWRLRWDTPQHVEAEEPEGFTVLTRGLENESYQHWLTHRDQAPPEWQQDESFSTVLHLTPSEAAELATSVRRLFAGYRSREDHPAVRPPNTVAVAAVTRLFPLLAEQGMPSRPTSGGVEESADS; encoded by the coding sequence ATGAGTGATGGAAGCCATCGAGCCGAAGCCGCGGAGGCTCTGCAGGACCGGGCCCGCCGACTCCTGCCCGAACACCCGGTGCGTGTTGCCCTGCTCGACCTGCTGGCCGAAGTCGGCACCCTCACCTCCACCGAGGCCGCCGCCCGCCTCGGACACAGTTCCGGCCTGTGTTCGTTCCATCTGCGCCAACTCGCGCGGTACGGCCTCATCGAAGAAGTACCTCACCAAAGCGGCCGGGCCCGACCGTGGCGGCTGCGATGGGATACCCCCCAGCACGTCGAGGCAGAGGAGCCGGAAGGATTCACCGTCCTCACCCGCGGGCTGGAGAACGAGAGCTACCAGCACTGGCTGACTCACCGGGACCAGGCTCCGCCGGAGTGGCAACAGGACGAGTCCTTCAGCACCGTGCTCCACCTCACCCCGTCCGAGGCGGCCGAACTCGCCACCTCCGTCCGTCGCCTGTTCGCCGGCTACCGCAGCCGGGAGGACCACCCCGCCGTACGCCCACCGAACACCGTGGCCGTAGCCGCAGTCACCCGGCTGTTCCCGCTCCTCGCCGAACAAGGGATGCCATCGCGGCCCACGTCAGGCGGTGTTGAGGAATCGGCCGATTCGTGA
- a CDS encoding GNAT family N-acetyltransferase: MPDVSVRLAGVADRPVVECLWLMFRHDMSEFQGLLPDADGTFRSDRLHMAFSEPDWAPYLLISGDSPAGFAFVRSLTAPARVLNSFFVVRGARRAGIGLGAVQEIVARHPGSWEVAFQDADIAAVRFWRRVATEIARDAWTEERRPVPGRPDEPPDVWISFDAPAVTHG, from the coding sequence GTGCCAGATGTGTCCGTTCGCCTTGCAGGTGTCGCCGACCGTCCCGTGGTGGAGTGCCTATGGCTGATGTTCCGCCATGACATGTCGGAGTTCCAGGGGCTGCTGCCCGATGCTGACGGGACCTTCCGCAGCGACCGGCTCCATATGGCCTTCTCCGAGCCCGACTGGGCGCCGTACCTGCTCATCAGTGGTGACAGCCCTGCCGGGTTCGCGTTCGTCCGCAGTTTGACCGCGCCGGCCCGTGTGCTGAACAGCTTTTTCGTGGTGCGCGGTGCGCGGCGGGCAGGGATCGGGCTGGGCGCCGTACAGGAGATCGTGGCCAGGCACCCGGGCTCATGGGAAGTCGCGTTTCAGGATGCCGACATCGCCGCGGTGCGCTTCTGGCGTCGTGTCGCCACGGAGATCGCCCGCGACGCATGGACAGAGGAACGCAGACCGGTGCCAGGTCGGCCCGACGAGCCGCCTGATGTCTGGATCTCGTTCGATGCGCCTGCGGTGACTCACGGTTGA
- a CDS encoding MerR family transcriptional regulator, translated as MRIGELASRTGVSVRSLRYYEEQGLLTSRRSASGQRHYTEAEVERVAFIQQLYAAGLSSRTITELLPCVDSPSEENSDAALKRMAQERDRLSEHITELVRTRDALDALMAANRAHHDSLHRRTSTVSQP; from the coding sequence GTGCGTATCGGGGAGCTCGCGTCACGGACCGGCGTCAGCGTCAGGTCCCTGCGCTACTACGAGGAGCAGGGGCTGCTCACCAGCAGGCGCAGCGCCAGCGGGCAGCGGCACTACACCGAGGCGGAGGTGGAACGGGTCGCGTTCATCCAGCAGCTGTACGCGGCGGGCCTGTCCAGCCGCACCATCACTGAGCTCCTGCCCTGCGTCGACAGTCCCAGCGAGGAGAATTCCGACGCCGCGCTGAAGCGGATGGCGCAGGAGCGGGACCGGCTCTCCGAGCACATCACCGAACTCGTCCGCACCAGGGACGCACTGGACGCACTGATGGCCGCGAACCGCGCACACCACGACAGCCTGCACAGGCGCACCTCGACGGTTTCCCAGCCGTGA